CCGGGAGGCTGTGGCAGCCGGAACAGGTAGCCTCCCGTTCCCGCCCGTGAAACGCGTAGGGCTTGGCGCGGGACAGGGCCGCAGTCCTCGTGCTGTAGGGCGGAACGTACGTGGCCGCCACGCGCAGGAGCTCGCTTTCGTCCTCGGCGGCGAGGACCCGGATCTCATGGGACCCCTCGTCCAGGAGCAGCCGCACGTGGTGCAGGTCCTCGTCGTTGCCTGGAACCACGGTGTCGGCCAGCGCCGCCGGCTGGCCGTCCAGTTGGTAGACGACGGCGGTGCCGGCCCCAACCGTGTAGACCAGCAGCAGGTCGGGTGCGTGGACCAGGGCGTTCTCCGAGGGCGCCAGGAGCCGCGTCGGGCGCGGAGCGTCTTCCATGCCCAGACTCGGCGAAGCCAGGAGAACGCAAAAGAACAACATGGAGACAGCGAGCCGCGACATCATGTGGTTCCACCTCCTGCGCACGTATCGAATACCTGCCCGGCCACTCATCGGCGAAACGCCCCGCGTCCGTGAGCTCTGCGTGTCCGCGCGGGGGGGGCGCGGAGCACGCGGCACACCGTACCACTCAAGGGAAGGCGAGGCCACAAGAGGGCGTCACTGGGGTATCGAAGGACCAAAGAATGGGAGCCTTCGAGAAGTGGGTGCGTTGTCTTTGTGCAGTGGACCTTGGAGGTATCGAATGGACAGGAGGGGGCAGGTTCGGTTGTATTTTTTTCTCAAGAAAACCCCTTGCGTTGCCTGTCGTTCTTGGTTATATACCCGGCTCATAGTTGTCAACCTGCTGGGAAGGAGTGAGCTGAATGGACAAGCGACTGCTGCTTCAGATGACGGCCGACATCGTGGCATCCCATGCTTCCATGAACGAACTGACCCAGGCGGACTTGCTGGGGGAGATCGATCAGGTCTATGCCAAGCTGGCCGGCCTTGCCGGCGGCGTGGAGGGGGAGGGAGATCTTGCCTTGGAGATCGTCTCGGGGGCGCCGGAGAAGCTCAAGCCCGCCGTGCCTCTGGACGCAGCTTTCGGTGCGGACCGGGTGTTCTGCATGGTGTGCGGCAAGGGGATGAAGACCCTCAAGCGCCACCTGGCGACCGCACACGACATGAAGCCCGGCCAGTACCGCCGCACGTTCGGCATCCCGCCGGGAACCTCCCTCGTGGCGCGGGAGTATTCCGAGGCGCGCAAGAAGATGGCCAAGGACCTCAACCTCGCCGAGCGCCTGGTGGATGCCCGGGCGGCTCGGGGCAAGAAGAAGAAGAAATAGGCCCAGCCGCTGCGGCG
This DNA window, taken from Thermodesulfobacteriota bacterium, encodes the following:
- a CDS encoding MucR family transcriptional regulator, encoding MDKRLLLQMTADIVASHASMNELTQADLLGEIDQVYAKLAGLAGGVEGEGDLALEIVSGAPEKLKPAVPLDAAFGADRVFCMVCGKGMKTLKRHLATAHDMKPGQYRRTFGIPPGTSLVAREYSEARKKMAKDLNLAERLVDARAARGKKKKK